From the Pseudobacteriovorax antillogorgiicola genome, the window CAATCGATAGTATGCTTCAAGCTTGTCACGAGTCTGGTGTACTCGCAGCGAAGACGACCGGCGCCGGAGGCGGGGGAACGATTCTATGTCTGCTGAATCCAGAGAACTGGGATCAGCAATACCGTGCGATCCAGGAGACCTTTTCTGATTATCCCGTGTTTCATATATCAATCTAGCGAAATTAAGTCCCGGCTTTCGTAACTGCCGGGATTTTCTTGATAGCTAGTTATCAGTGAGCTAGCTGATCCTTTAGATTGATCACGAAATAAGAAAAGTTGAAGCACATCTCATCATCGCTCCCAAATCCGCCAAATACCGTCTCTTCTTTCGGATTGAGGAAGGTGCACTCAATCACTAGATTCTTACCTTTAGCTTGCTTGTGACTGATAGATATCGCTTCTTTGAATGTGAAGTCTCGCTGCCAATTGAGATCCCAACGAGGAATACTCAACAGTGTATCCATGCGGCCCCATTTGTCCTCCACGTAGACCCGACCAGACTTACCAATGGCGTGCATGTGGATATTCGCGGAATGCAATTCCAATGACTCGATTTGCTCAGGCTTCACCTTTAGATAAGATGCTGCTCTTTGAGCAAACTGATCAAAACTCACACTAACTCGATATGTCGCTTCCTGGCCGGCAGGGATCACCATCGACTTGTTTTTTTTAGCTAGTAACCAATCCTGATTGGTTAGAGGAAGGTTTAATCCTGGCTTCTTAACCCTGTCCGCTACTTTAAAATCCATCAATGAACCTTCATCTGACTCACCCGGAGCAAAGGCAGAGAAATAGTGCATCTGCACAATCATCACACTACCGGGGTCCACGGGTATGCCGGTGTCTTTCGGAAAATTATATCCACCTACACCTGGTGCCCAATGTGCAACCCAATGGACGTTATCATTGATTTTCTGAACGATTCCTGGCTCCTTGTCCTCTAAAGCCTTAGCAACTTTTGGATCACCTAAGCGATCGGGGACCCCTCCTCCAAAACACTGATAGCCTGGTCTTTCTTCAGCAGCCTCAAAGTCTTTTAAATGAGGAACAATTTCAGGAGTCGCGCTAAACAAAACAAGGTGATGAGCTACCTTCCGATTGCCTGGCCGGCCCTGAAAGCCCGTGATAAAGGACTTTGTTTTCTCCGGCCACTCCATAATAAAACAGCGGTAGTCGTCCTTTCGATTCTGCATCGGTAAATAGGCCTTGCCGTCGTTCACAGATAGCGTCACATCAGGCTCGATTCGGTGAGCGATCATTTCCGAGGTTTTTCCTTGGGTTTTAGGATCACCCTCAGCAAAGCTATTCTTTTGCCAGCCCTTAAACAAAGCAATCTGCTCATCGCTGAGCGAGTAGTTGTCTTCATACTCGCGGTGGCCAGGCTCAGCCAACCATGGAGGCATTCGCCGCTCAGAAACAGCGTTCACCATTGCCGGTCCAAAGTTAATTGTAAACTTGGGATCTTCAAACGAGAACGACACCCCTTTTTCGGAGTGGCACGTTTGGCAACGACTTTCAACGATGGGTTTAATGTGCTCGTAGTAGTTGATCCCTGCAAAAGAAAAACTACTGAGGCTTAGTCCAAAACTTAACGTAATGAGTCTCATAATGTCATCCCTGATCTTTTAGGTTTGATAAGGCCTTCCGAATGGCCAAACTTGTTGGAGCATCAATGTGGGATTCACTTTTGTGAATCACCTTTCCGTCCTTACTGACAATAACAATGGTAGGCACTGACTCGACACCAAGGCTCTTCAGAAGATTGTCGCTGGCGCGGCTATAAAACGAGTCTTTGTATTTAACATAGAGCTTGTGTTTTTCGATATAGGCCTTCGCAGCTTTCGGATCCTCATCAATATTGATAGATACAAAGCGAACATTTTGGTGTGCGTCTAGAATAGGGTCAAGATCCCAGACTACCGTAGAACAGCTATGACACCATGGAGCCCAAAAGTGAAGTAAAAGCCCTTGATCCTGAAACGCCTTTGCTGACATAGTTTTTTGCGAAAAGTCGGTCAGCTGAAAATCCTTAGGTAAGTGAAAGGTTTTTGAAAATGCAGAAGTCGCCCAAAGCAGTAAAAGCAAACGAAACATCTGTTGTCTCCCGAGTCTATTGGCTATCATTATACCCGAAGCTACTAACAAGACCCATCCGCAATCAATCTAAAAAACGCAGAAATTTGCGATAAGTAGCTTAAACAAATTCTAGTTTCAGG encodes:
- a CDS encoding TlpA family protein disulfide reductase, translating into MFRLLLLLWATSAFSKTFHLPKDFQLTDFSQKTMSAKAFQDQGLLLHFWAPWCHSCSTVVWDLDPILDAHQNVRFVSINIDEDPKAAKAYIEKHKLYVKYKDSFYSRASDNLLKSLGVESVPTIVIVSKDGKVIHKSESHIDAPTSLAIRKALSNLKDQG